One window of Robiginitalea biformata HTCC2501 genomic DNA carries:
- a CDS encoding serine hydrolase domain-containing protein: protein MKKRGGPAGLILKNGYVLASWGDTRRVDMTFSVTKSFLSTVAGLAADRGLIRSVDDPVSEYIWDGTFAGEHNSGITWSHLLQQNSDWTGSLWGLHDWADRPPREGGIDDWKHRELRTPGTVMEYNDVRVNVLAYVLTHLWRQPLPRVLKEELMDPVGASATWRWFGYDHAWTVVDGLKMQSVTGGGHSGGGIFISAEDMARFGLLFLSDGSWEGEQLLSPGWIEQAVSPSAPNPNYGFMWWLNRPGSRQWEGVPESVYYAAGFGGNFIVVCPEQDLVMVLRWLEPSRIGEFVGKVFEGI, encoded by the coding sequence GTGAAAAAGCGGGGCGGCCCGGCCGGCCTGATCCTGAAAAACGGGTACGTGTTGGCTTCCTGGGGGGATACCCGACGGGTGGACATGACCTTCAGCGTCACCAAGAGCTTCCTGTCTACTGTGGCGGGCCTGGCCGCCGACCGGGGCCTGATCCGCTCGGTGGACGACCCGGTTTCGGAATATATCTGGGACGGGACCTTTGCCGGCGAACACAACTCGGGCATTACCTGGTCGCACCTGTTGCAACAAAATTCGGACTGGACCGGCAGCCTCTGGGGGTTGCACGACTGGGCGGACCGCCCGCCCCGGGAAGGCGGCATCGACGATTGGAAGCACCGGGAGCTCCGCACCCCGGGCACCGTCATGGAATACAACGACGTGCGCGTGAACGTGCTGGCCTATGTGCTCACGCACCTCTGGCGGCAGCCGTTGCCACGGGTGCTCAAGGAGGAATTGATGGACCCCGTCGGGGCCTCCGCCACCTGGCGCTGGTTTGGCTACGACCACGCCTGGACCGTGGTAGACGGGCTGAAGATGCAATCGGTTACCGGCGGAGGACATTCCGGCGGTGGGATTTTCATCAGTGCGGAAGATATGGCCCGGTTTGGACTGCTTTTTCTGTCGGACGGCAGCTGGGAGGGGGAGCAATTGCTCAGCCCGGGGTGGATTGAACAGGCCGTTTCGCCCTCGGCCCCCAACCCGAATTACGGGTTTATGTGGTGGCTGAACCGGCCGGGCAGCCGGCAATGGGAAGGGGTCCCCGAGTCCGTCTATTACGCGGCCGGGTTCGGGGGGAACTTTATCGTGGTTTGCCCGGAACAAGACCTGGTGATGGTCCTT
- a CDS encoding GNAT family N-acetyltransferase, translating to MEPLEFIRCTPADLDVLRDVSISTFSRAFETQNNPEDFAAYLRKAFGRNQLETEFRHPDMHFYFVRSEGDLVGYFKLNTGNAQTELREPKGMELERIYVLAGFQGRGMGARMLDWICGHARSAGKTYLWLGVWEHNPRAIAFYERQGFVTFGKHPYDIGNDRQWDWLMRLDLPASKGMAPDRGPASDNTT from the coding sequence GTGGAACCGCTCGAATTCATCCGGTGTACCCCCGCCGACCTGGACGTGCTCCGGGACGTCTCCATTTCCACTTTCTCCCGCGCCTTCGAAACCCAGAACAACCCGGAGGATTTTGCCGCCTACCTCCGGAAAGCCTTTGGACGCAACCAACTCGAAACCGAATTCCGCCACCCGGACATGCACTTCTATTTTGTCCGGAGCGAAGGGGACCTGGTGGGTTACTTCAAACTGAATACCGGGAATGCGCAAACCGAGCTCAGGGAACCCAAAGGCATGGAGCTTGAGCGCATCTATGTGCTGGCCGGCTTCCAGGGCAGGGGGATGGGAGCCCGTATGCTCGACTGGATCTGCGGCCATGCGCGGAGCGCCGGGAAAACCTACCTATGGCTCGGCGTCTGGGAACACAACCCGCGGGCCATTGCATTCTACGAGCGGCAGGGTTTTGTTACATTTGGGAAACACCCATACGATATCGGCAACGACCGGCAATGGGACTGGCTCATGCGGCTGGACCTGCCGGCTTCAAAAGGGATGGCCCCGGACCGCGGACCGGCTTCCGACAACACAACTTAA